Part of the Nitrososphaerales archaeon genome is shown below.
GAGGAAAGCGCCCTGTGGCGATACGGTTTTGGTCAAACGTGCTACAGAACCATCCAGTATATCCATCAAACCCGATATCAGAAGGAGGGCTCCTCCAAGGACCCCATCGCTAAACAATACTTTAGAGTATGCCAGACCGGAGATAAGGGCAAATATAACCCCAAGGATCGTCCACGCTATAGGTGGCAATCCCGTTTTAATAGCGAATGAGCCCAAATGGTCTATAATTGGTTCGACCACCTTTCTTATGCGGTTTATCAACGAAATAAAAAAGAAAGTAGGTTATATATAATCGACGTGTTCATATCTGTGAGCTTCGTTGGGCAAGGTTAAAAAGGGTGTAAAGTGCTCAATCGATGGTTGTGATGAGTTAGCCATCAGATCTCTCAGTCGAGAAGAATTATCGAAGGGCGGGCTTAAAGTATCGAACGAAGGAGGAAGAAGGGCCTATCTTTGCAGTACGCATTATAAGTTATGGAAGAAGAGTGTGAAGAAGAGTAGAGAGTTAGAGAGGATCAGGTATGAATTTTGATGCTCCATATATTATCATTCATACTCATAATCGATCTTCATAAAACCTTTTAACCTAGATATTTGATGTGAAGAAGTAGAATGAGACTATTACAGTTACACACAGATTTTATCGAATATGAAGCTATCGAGAAAGAAGTTCCCGTAGCTGAAGAACTCGATGTGAAGAAACTTCGTTTAGACGAAGTCGTCGTCATATTTGCCAGTGTAGAGGAGGGGGATGATGAATCCATAGCTCGTAAAGCTATCGACGAAGTCAAAGCCTCGATGGATCGGCTTGGAGTAAATAAGCTCTTAATCTATCCATACTCTCACCTTAGCGATAAACTTGCACCACTTAACACTGCATTAAATATCGTGAAGGTTATGGAGAATTATGCAAAAGGTCTGGGTTTAGAGGTTTACAGAGCACCATTCGGTTGGACGAAAGCCTTCAATATCAAAGTAAAAGGCCATCCTTTGGCTGAACAATTAAAGGTGATAACGACGGGTAAAACTGTTGAAGAAGAGGTCCCTCAAGCCCTAAGGCTTGAAGAAGAGCTCGTTTCAGAATGGTACATTATAAAACCTGATGGAGAGTTAATCCCGATCAAAGATTTTGACTTTAGCAAGTATGCTAGATTAGAGCAATTCGCTAAATATGAGATGGAGAAGGTGAGGGCCGTTAGACAGATACCACCACATGTAACTCTAATGAAAAGGCTTGAGTTGGCGGATTACGAACCAGGTTCAGATCCCGGAAATTTAAGATTTTATCCGAAGGGAAGGTTGATGAAGTCCTTGA
Proteins encoded:
- a CDS encoding CDP-alcohol phosphatidyltransferase family protein yields the protein MVEPIIDHLGSFAIKTGLPPIAWTILGVIFALISGLAYSKVLFSDGVLGGALLLISGLMDILDGSVARLTKTVSPQGAFLDSICDRLSEIFVFTGILIGGNEPLITLLALSFSIMVSYTRARAEGLGVDLAGVGIGERAERIIALAILSIIG